From Aspergillus fumigatus Af293 chromosome 5, whole genome shotgun sequence, a single genomic window includes:
- a CDS encoding putative SNF2 family helicase, which translates to MLREPGPSELDIDLSQLKDIDARRQQTASKALYARSVLALRKIVPTTSSPNDTAAPPSTTVPSTACTASAYFDNQLFMSQPADNTLDHNEIEQIRQFVASQNGSVSEGNGPTAMSQEQDKVSTKYPSGVTVVENLMNRDEPQPVVASSSKSSEAPDAAAVTGIQGSVDENVASEWPEVQEEDSTGFDIIETWYSTLESPTLEDTVHYEKAKQKDARRRERIASRKALEEAEQTLETFPDLFDDELLNSSLESLPGDTGRRSDMPSANRPSKGPRKQKNRVSAAERRRSMQLGLESALGRVTRNKGSGKKRSRKRKADDSEEDIPASSNVSKKHLFDPEFDLNAFLNSDVIADAQANAGLPAIPISNSKNKKSALAELVASIPSADQDQAKSDRQAILEATTKFRHKARPDGKGGWRIKGMKTSLFHHQLLGVAWMRDRENSGGPPYGGFLCDVMGYGKTIQALANIVDGRCVNPDEPVKTLIVVPPHLVGHWECQVVKHCEKDAVGDVLIYCAQSRMRSIDIIQSLQKFSVIRSYPQLNRRGEVLDQKEIVEMWEELYAKEIGPLHQIKFLRIILDEGHAIKNHLASTSIAVRALTGHHKWILSGTPVPNFITEFYPHFDFLEYPDTNDYSQFVKRYCVGDEAQQRLRNLCRTYILLRTHSSRLFSLPIIKLPDIGESVIKVDFCDVERRIYDEVLEQFIANINGLSDVTNPYLSQCRCFLTMILKFRMISSHLLTTQNLVKGLLNSSLMRDLVEIARETRDPDHPSAQIIKWFMTLKKGVSLPAAPPDNEDLSQSRNELNGDREELVKQFHKFTTELHENGQWDERLRRTSCPHCELTPIGPIITSCMHLYCEECYFILKNSLTSADGKPVCQTCNNPIAEAAYCGTAERIVLDEPSVTSSLTQNNTRRTKTSSQKKSSKLFGSPMFATATQRSRMKYTGDKQQNEDEELDWISAAQGGMPGAKVDKVRDLVANWVREDPDAKVVVFTQFLDFVRIFSSICAKEGWAHCRLTGKMSVGARDLSMNEFREKQEVKVMIASLMAGGTGIDMSMANKCILVDLWWNEAVQQQAFCRLYRIGQEKVVEVVKIIVQNTIDDYILQLQTKKSVNINKAIGEEALQKRDKIIDLLKMFAEVEVQENGGIRVEISPKGEQADKGDQAKAASKAT; encoded by the exons ATGTTGCGAGAACCAGGGCCATCTGAATTAGATATCGACCTTTCTCAGTTAAAGGATATAGATGCACGTCGACAGCAAACTGCATCGAAAGCCCTCTATGCCCGAAGCGTTTTAGCTTTACGGAAAATTGTCCCAACGACTTCCAGCCCAAACGATACGGCAGCACCTCCCTCGACTACTGTACCATCAACAGCTTGCACAGCATCTGCATATTTCGACAATCAACTTTTTATGAGCCAGCCGGCGGACAATACCCTTGATCATAATGAGATTGAGCAAATTCGACAATTCGTAGCTTCCCAGAATGGGAGTGTGAGCGAAGGCAATGGCCCTACAGCCATGTCCCAGGAGCAAGACAAGGTATCGACTAAATATCCAAGTGGTGTGACGGTCGTTGAGAATCTGATGAATCGGGATGAGCCACAGCCTGTGgtggcatcatcgtcgaaaTCCTCTGAGGCTCCTGACGCGGCTGCAGTTACAGGGATTCAGGGATCGGTTGACGAAAATGTCGCGTCTGAATGGCCTGAGGTCCAGGAAGAAGATTCCACAGG GTTTGATATCATCGAGACATGGTATAGTACCCTTGAGAGCCCGACTCTCGAGGACACAGTACATTATGAAAAAGCAAAGCAGAAAGACGCTCGGCGCAGGGAGAGAATTGCTAGCCGGAAGGCTCTGGAGGAGGCAGAACAGACCCTCGAGACTTTTCCGGATTTatttgatgatgaactgCTCAACTCGTCACTTGAATCATTACCTGGAGACACTGGTAGGCGGTCGGATATGCCGTCTGCAAACCGACCTTCAAAAGGCCCACGAAAGCAAAAGAATAGGGTCTCTGCCGCAGAAAGACGCAGAAGTATGCAATTAGGTCTCGAAAGTGCCTTAGGCCGTGTAACGAGAAACAAGGGTTCCGGAAAGAAACGCTCTCGAAAGCGGAAAGCAGACGACAGCGAGGAAGATATTCCAGCTAGCAGTAACGTTAGCAAGAAACATTTGTTTGATCCGGAATTTGACCTAAACGCATTTCTCAATTCCGATGTTATTGCAGACGCTCAAGCCAATGCTGGACTTCCGGCGATTCCAATATCCAATTCCAAAAACAAGAAAAGTGCCCTCGCTGAACTTGTTGCTAGCATCCCTTCTGCCGATCAGGATCAGGCCAAGTCCGACAGGCAAGCAATCCTCGAGGCAACCACAAAGTTCAGGCATAAAGCAAGGCCTGATGGCAAGGGCGGGTGGAGGATAAAGGGCATGAAGACTagtctcttccatcatcag CTTCTCGGTGTAGCGTGGATG CGTGATCGGGAGAATTCAGGTGGTCCGCCCTATGGGGGCTTTCTTTGCGATGTTATGGGTTATGGCAAAACTATTCAGGCTCTAG CCAATATTGTTGATGGAAGATGCGTTAATCCAGACGAACCTGTCAAAACATTGATCGTCGTTCCACCTCACCTTGTCGGGCACTG GGAGTGCCAAGTCGTCAAGCATTGTGAGAAGGACGCTGTTGGTGACGTCCTTATATACTGTGCTCAGAGCAGAATGCGTAGCATCGACATTATTCAAAGTCTGCAGAAGTTCAGTGTCAT ACGCTCGTATCCACAGTTAAACCGCAGGGGGGAGGTTCTCGATCAAAAGGAGATTGTTGAGATGTGGGAAGAACTCTACGCCAAAGAGATCGGGCCATTGCATCAGATTAAGTTCTTGAGGATTATTCTTGATG AGGGACATGCGATcaagaaccatcttgccTCGACGTCAATCGCCGTCCGTGCTCTCACTGGCCATCACAAATGGATCTTGAGTGGAACGCCCGTGCCTAA CTTCATCACTGAGTTCTATCCGCACTTCGATTTCCTGGAGTATCCAGACACGAATGATTACAGTCAGTTCGTGAAACGCTATTGCGTG GGTGATGAAGCCCAGCAGCGCCTTCGGAATCTATGTCGAACATATATCCTCCTTCGGACGCATTCCAGTCGACTCTTCTCGTTGCCTATCATCAAGTTACCTGATATCGGAGAGTCAGTCATCAAGGTAGATTTCTGTGATGTAGAAAGAAGAATTTACGACGAGGTTCTCGAGCAATTCATTGCAAATATCAATG GTCTCAGCGATGTCACGAATCCGTATCTCTCACAGTGTCGGTGCTTTCTCACTATGATCTTGAAATTCAGAATGATCTCTAGTCACTTACTCACGACTCAAAATCTTGTCAAGGGGCTGTTGAACTCGTCTCTTATGAGGGATCTTGTCGAAATTGCAAGAGAAACAAGAGACCCTGACCATCCTTCAGCCCAGATAATAAAATGGTTTATGACTTTGAAGAAAGGAGTTTCCCTGCCCGCCGCACCGCCAGATAACGAAGATCTGAGCCAGTCGAGGAATGAGCTTAACGGGGACAGAGAAGAGCTTGTCAAACAATTTCACAAGTTTACTACGGAGCTCCACGAGAATGGACAATGGGATGAACGCCTGAGAAGAACCAGCTGCCCACACTGCGAGTTAACTCCGATAGGTCCAATCATCACCAGCTGCATGCACCTGTATTGCGAAGAGTGCTATTTCATTCTCAAAAACAGTCTCACTTCTGCGGATGGGAAGCCAGTATGTCAAACATGCAACAACCCTATCGCGGAGGCCGCATATTGCGGCACTGCCGAACGTATCGTACTCGATGAGCCGTCGGTCACTTCCAGTTTGACTCAGAACAACACTAGAAGGACCAAAACATCATCTCAGAAAAAGTCAAGCAAATTGTTTGGAAGTCCGATGTTCGCAACCGCAACACAACGATCACGAATGAAGTACACGGGTGATAAACagcagaatgaagatgaggagctggattGGATTTCAGCCGCTCAAGGGGGAATGCCTGGTGCTAAGGTTGATAAGGTTCGGGATTTAGTAGCTAATTGGGTTCGAGAAGATCCAGATGCCAAAGTTGTCGTTTTCACGCAATTTCTTGACTTCGTTCGCATTTTTTCCTCGATATGTGCCAAGGAAGGCTGGGCGCACTGTCGT TTGACGGGGAAGATGTCAGTTGGGGCTCGCGACTTGAGTATGAATGAGTTCAGGGAGAAGCAAGAAGTGAAAGTCATGATTGCAAGCCTCATGGCCGGCGGTACAGGGATTGACATGTCCATGGCAAATAAATGTATCCTTGTGGATCTCTGGTGGAACGAAGCcgtgcagcagcag GCGTTCTGTCGACTGTACAGAATAGGACAAGAGAAAGTGGTGGAGGTTGTCAAAATCATTGTCCAGAACACGATTGATGACTACATCCTTCAACTACAAACGAAGAAGTCGGTCAATATCAACAAAGCCATTGGTGAAGAAGCACTGCAGAAACGAGACAAGATTATTGACCTTCTTAAAATGTTCGCGGAAGTCGAGGTGCAAGAAAACGGTGGCATCAGAGTCGAGATAAGCCCCAAAGGGGAACAAGCCGACAAAGGCGACCAAGCAAAGGCAGCCAGCAAGGCGACGTGA
- a CDS encoding MCM DNA helicase complex subunit MCM6 has product MSSLFDAVLQSELGSTAGSRDNRLHSDHLPSSRPQPPSESNGPLSEIHGGFPDDQVVNPSRSTVSRLRNPYLPGPPPVVDLAGEKVQQAFEELLETYVEEPSLSAPPPSSEILSDKYYIAQIHGMKKFELSTLYVDFTHLTSLNNQILADAIANQYFRFQPFLTRALHNLIAKYEPEYFVSHRQASSASSQASSSMMAANASVTENPDLERNMREKTRHQQTDKLFSLAFYNLPLVSRLRQLRTAQIGKLLSISGTVTRTSEIRPELSLGTFVCEQCKSVVSNVEQTFRYTEPTQCPNDICMNRSGWRLDIGKSTFVDWQKVKLQESSHEIPTGSMPRTMDVILRGEMVDRAKAGERCIFTGTLIVIPDVSQLGLPGVRPEAVRDNGAFRSGDVGGGGVTGLKSLGVRDLTYRLAFLACMVTPDTTTPGQQSNQQLNGQSHNILASLNQNNEPEVDEDKAQEALLQSFTPYEVQDLKNLVHSEYIYSRLVDSIAPMIYGHRQIKKGLLLQLIGGVSKHTEQENMQLRGDINICIVGDPSTSKSQFLKYICSLHPRAVYTSGKASSAAGLTASVVKDAETGEFTIEAGALMLANGGGICAIDEFDKMDISDQVAIHEAMEQQTISIAKAGIHTTLNARASILAAANPVGGRYNPKATLRANLNFSAPIMSRFDLFFVIRDEPNETVDRNLADHIVNVHMNRDEAVQPELSTEQLQRYIRFARTFRPVFTEEAKALLVEKYKELRANDAQGGIGRSSYRITVRQLESLIRLSEAVAKANCVEEIVPSFVREAYDLLRQSIVTVEKDDVEVDDDEGTHANAGAGEEDHEMADRDREGDSPMRDHAEARPRQKTKITYDKYMKILNLFVRRVSEDESRSGEGVEQEDLIVWYLEQIESELNSEEDLQRERDLAGKVLKRMVKENILMPIRGEGLVDADGDPQEQVQRTVYVLHPNCAYEEA; this is encoded by the exons ATGTCTTCCCTCTTTGACGCCGTACTTCAATCTGAATTGGGGTCGACAGCTGGCTCCCGTGACAATAGGCTCCATTCAGATCACCTCCCCAGCTCTCGGCCACAACCGCCATCCGAAAGTAATGGCCCGTTGAGCGAGATACATGGCGGCTTCCCCGATGACCAGGTCGTGAACCCTAGCCGGTCGACTGTAAGTCGACTTCGAAATCCCTATCTTCCTGGGCCTCCTCCGGTGGTCGACTTGGCCGGAGAGAAAGTACAGCAGGCCTTTGAAGAACTGCTTGAGACCTATGTGGAGGAACCGTCATTGTCGGCGCCTCCACCGTCGTCGGAGATACTGAGTGACAAATATTATATCGCACAAATCCACGGCATGAAGAAATTCGAGCTTTCTACCCTCTATGTCGACTTTACCCACTTGACTTCTCTCAATAACCAGATTCTGGCGGATGCGATTGCCAACCAATACTTTCGATTCCAACCCTTCCTAACAAGGGCCCTTCACAATTTAATTGCGAAATATGAACCCGAATACTTCGTTTCTCATCGTCAAGCCAGCAGTGCCTCCTCCCAGGCTAGCTCATCCATGATGGCCGCCAATGCAAGCGTGACCGAAAACCCTGACTTGGAGCGGAATATGCGCGAGAAAACCCGCCATCAGCAGACTGACAAGCTGTTTTCGTTGGCATTCTACAACCTGCCTTTGGTTTCTAGACTGCGCCAACTCCGTACCGCCCAAATTGGAAAGCTGCTCTCAATTTCTGGTACCGTTACTCGAACATCTGAGATTCGGCCTGAGCTCTCTCTTGGGACCTTCGTTTGTGAGCAGTGCAAATCTGTTGTCTCGAATGTGGAACAGACTTTCCGATACACCGAGCCAACACAGTGCCCGAACGACATATGCATGAACCGCTCTGGATGGCGCCTCGATATTGGGAAGAGCACATTCGTCGACTGGCAAAAGGTGAAACTACAGGAGTCATCACACGAAATTCCAACTGGGAGCATGCCCCGCACCATGGATGTGATCTTGCGTGGCGAGATGGTCGACCGCGCCAAGGCCGGTGAACGTTGCATCTTCACCGGGACGCTGATTGTAATTCCTGATGTCAGTCAACTGGGACTTCCAGGTGTACGACCGGAGGCTGTTCGCGATAACGGTGCTTTCCGGAGTGGCGAtgtcggtggaggaggtgtcACTGGTCTCAAGTCACTGGGTGTCAGAGACTTGACTTATCGACTGGCGTTCCTTGCCTGTATGGTCACCCCTGACACCACAACTCCTGGCCAGCAATCAAACCAGCAGTTGAATGGCCAATCCCACAACATCCTGGCTTCATTGAACCAAAACAATGAACCGGAAGTCGACGAGGACAAAGCCCAGGAGGCTCTCCTTCAGAGTTTCACCCCATACGAAGTGCAGGACTTGAAGAATCTGGTCCACTCAGAGTATATCTACTCTCGATTGGTAGATTCAATCGCCCCTATGATCTACGGTCACCGGCAGATCAAGAAGGGGTTGCTTCTCCAATTGATTGGAGGTGTCAGCAAACATACGGAGCAGGAGAACATGCAATTGCGTGGTGATATTAATATCTGCATTGTTGGTGATCCCTCGACAAGCAAGAGTCAGTTCTTAAA GTATATCTGTTCTTTGCATCCTCGCGCTGTTTATACTAGCGGCAAGGCATCATCTGCAGCCGGTCTGACCGCATCTGTCGTCAAAGATGCCGAGACTGGTGAATTCACTATTGAAGCCGGTGCTCTGATGCTTGCT AACGGAGGGGGTATCTGTGCTATCGACGAGTTTGACAAGATGGACATCAGCGATCAAGTTGCTATCCACGAAGCGATGGAACAACAAACTATCTCTATTGCCAAAGCGGGCATTCATACTACACTTAATGCTCGTGCATCGATTCTTGCAGCTGCTAATCCTGTTGGTGGTCGTTATAACCCGAAGGCTACATTGCGCGCAAATCTCAACTTCAGTGCTCCTATCATGAGCAGATTCGACTTGTTCTTTGTGATTCGAGATGAGCCGAACGAAACGGTGGACCGTAATTTGGCTGACCACATCGTCAACGTGCACATGAACCGTGATGAGGCCGTCCAGCCAGAATTGAGCACGGAACAATTGCAGCGCTACATTCGGTTTGCGCGAACCTTCAGACCCGTGTTCACTGAAGAAGCTAAGGCTTTGCTTGTTGAGAAGTACAAAGAGCTGCGAGCAAACGACGCTCAAGGAGGCATTGGCCGCTCTTCATATCGGATCACAGTCCGTCAGCTCGAGTCTTTGATTCGTCTCTCCGAGGCTGTCGCCAAGGCCAACTGTGTAGAGGAGATCGTACCGAGCTTTGTACGGGAGGCCTATGACCTCCTACGCCAGAGCATCGTCACCGTCGAGaaggatgatgttgaagttgacgacgacgaaggcACTCATGCGAATGCAGGCGCTGGTGAAGAGGATCACGAGATGGCTGATCGGGATAGGGAAGGTGACAGTCCCATGCGTGACCATGCGGAAGCACGACCGCGtcagaagacgaagatcacGTATGACAAGTACATGAAGATCCTGAATCTGTTTGTTCGCCGCGTGAGTGAGGACGAATCGAGGTCGGGCGAAGGTGTCGAGCAAGAAGATCTGATTGTCTGGTACCTGGAGCAAATTGAGTCTGAGTTAAACAGCGAGGAAGACCTACAGCGTGAGCGTGACCTGGCTGGAAAAGTTTTGAAAAGAATGGTCAAG GAAAATATCCTCATGCCAATCCGAGGAGAGGGTCTGGTGGATGCTGATGGGGATCCGCAAGAACAGGTTCAACGGACCGTCTATGTGCTGCATCCTAACTGTGCCTACGAGGAGGCTTAA